From the Macrobrachium nipponense isolate FS-2020 chromosome 9, ASM1510439v2, whole genome shotgun sequence genome, the window TTCCCAACAGTGTATGAAGTTGCGATGCGTAAAGCTTAATTGCAGAAATCTTATGTTGTGAATATTGGGGCAGGACCGAAGGTGAATCCTGAAACTAAATGAATAATACTTTTCAGAGAGAGTCCAAACTGTTGCAATAGTTAAAAGTAACTTCACctatagtgtaaaaaaaaaaaatgctttaagtTTCTATAAAGAGTGGAAATAAGAAATACAGACTCCAAAGGCGGTAATGACACAAATGAAAGTTTGacaaagatatttctcattttgccTTGAGAAAAAGACACTTGGAAATGGATCAGCTGCAAAGTAAGTCACACAGATTGCAACTGAGAATAAGGTTTGATGCcaaaaacttcaaataaaaagggggtgtgtggggggagggggagggtggaatCCCACTTAAACTGGTGAATCGTGGATGAACTTCATGTGCAGAAAATATCTGTAATACTAGCTGCTTCATGTGTCTGCAAAAAAAGGCTCACCAGCATTGCATCAAAACACCCAACACAAACTGCACCAACTACTTCTTATCTTGTGCGAGCGCTTTCATGTCtactttaaacacacacacatcatatacccatatatatatataaaagatatatatatatatatatatatatatatatatatatatattatattattatatacatatatatatacctatataatatatgtatatatatatatatctatatatagtatatagatatatatatgatatatatatatatatactatatatatatagagctgtaTGGTTAGAAGTGTTTGTTATTGTACCCCAACCTTCCTGGAAACtgctcaaaaaaacaaaatttaaaaaaaagaaaatttatgataCTGCGACAACGTTTCAATCAATACGGCAAGTTCGTGGAAGGgcaaatatgctctctctctctctctctctctctctctctctctcgcgtctctctctctctctcctctctctcctctctctctctctctctttgcgacaTGTTTTTGGTTGACAAATCCTTCAGGACATATGACACCCTGATTAAATCATCATTTACGTACGCATATATCATAACTTTGAGCATTGTTCCTAGTTATGTGTGATAAGTCGCAAAGGAAACCGGTCAGCTGTTAATTTTGTTTCCAAATctcctcttctatctctctctcctctccgtaatcttccctcctctttctctctccgccccctcgtctctctctctctctctccttctcttctctctcctatctctctctctctctctctctttcttggttcTTTATTCATATATGTTCGTGTAGTCTTTTAGAACTTTGCTATGGAAAAtccacgatttttttttcactacgctatttattcattcaatatcagttattattgaaccaaacaaaaacttctttcagttttcttttgaagattgaaaaagaaacccacaaaattactctgtataacatgtttacttataagtattgcGTGTTGAGtaagataaaatgtaaataattataagtaaacacgttatacacagtaattttgtgggtttcgttttctattattattattattattattattattattattattattattattattattattttaaagtgcTTTAACAAAAACAACTTATAATAAGATTCGTAAATTCCAATTAGGGTGGATCGAAGGACttgctcttaataataataataataataataataataataataatactaataataataataataataataataataataataataataataataataataatattaagaaattcacattttaacgttacactaaTGAGGAACAacattcaggtgttcgaaagtctttgttctatatttttacatagaaatatatttttaatatataattgtggatattttttaacaataataataatgacaataataataataaaggccaaGCAACAACAGCAATTcgttcatacaaagcatcctaagcaaTTAGGAAATGACACTgaaaaatctgtcattattattattattattattattattattattattattattattattattattattattattattattattatttctgtggtTATTGTTAtcattggtattttttttattattaatatcactGTAGAGTTTTGCTATTtccaattttcgtatttagccttctggaccAGACTTCTGTAACTACCCAAGGTAGGAATCAATTGCATGCAATCATTACTATCGTTACCATTATTAAGAATACTATTTTCTATACCTCTTCAGGTAtagatttatccttttttttttatcatgttatctcttGTATCTAGATCGTGGATGTTAGTGTCTCTACTctgtatattctatttatatggccttgagctgaaataaaagctattattataattattattaaaattattcagCCGTGACCAAAGCACAGAAGTTTTAAGCCACGCGGTTGGCATTGATTCACGCCAtactcaccctctctctctctctctctctaaaaataaccTGAAAAACTGAGGGCAAGATCCCCTCTGTTGTTTCCAAGAGAGATATATGGTACTTTTCTTAGGATACAGGAAGAATGGATTTGAATTTCAGCCCGTTTTATTTTCTTCGTCCTTATCGTATCATTGTGATCAATTcactctttttattttctcctttagtTTGTGAACgtcaaaaacaaacacacatacatacctattTTGACTTCTAACACGGTAATAAGCGGTATCTCCTGTTCACTTACTACCCTACGAAGTGTCGAAAGCTTATAGGATTCTCATATACTGTATCCCAAGAAAGAGGAACGGCTAAGAGAAGGTTGTGAGCCCCTTGGTGATTTTGCGAGTGTTTCACCTTCGTACACAAAATAATCTGACAAGCAATCCCTCCAACGAACTAGATTGACGAATTTTGCTCCAAGTTTGTTATATCAATGTCTACtgcatgtttttttctctctctttttattcagtTACAAGATTCTATCTTTTACTGGATAAATCCTTGAGTCAAGTGAACACGGTATTTTGGATTTCACTTTGTGAACTTTCCTTTACAAATTTGATTTAGAGTACAGACTCACTATTTTGATTTcaaatttttatctatatttagtgATTCCTAAGACCCCTTTGATACATTTCAGTCAATATTGTTGTACTTTCGTCTCCTAGCAAATCGTGGTATTTTAGAGTGACTGTTAAGACagcattatataaaaataaaaataattaggagCATACTCCTAACAAACTAGTCTGTCACTGACATCCTTATTCATATCCGTAACATTCACTGTaacaaaattatatcatattGTAAGTTCCACGTTGTCCGAGTGCATCTTGCGCTCGGctatcaatccggtggtccggcgttcgattctcggctcggccaacgcggaaccagaggaatttatttctggtgatagaaattcatttctcgatacaatgtggttcggatcccacaataagctgtaggtcccgttgctaggtaaccaattggttcctagccatgaaaaaatatctaatccttcgggccagccctcagatgagagctgttaattagctcagtggtctggtaaaactaagatatacttaacttgtaggaataacattatgaatttttttaaagtaaactccgggggtaaaaaaaaatagctagaAATACAGATAACAAAAGTCATATTCGGAATATCTGTAGAGATGTTTAATTAGAGGTGTGAGAAAGCTATTACgaaagtaaaaattataaaaaaaaacaatcaatataATCCGCCTGAAGATTCAAGATAAAAGATGACACAATAATGAGGTTTACTGCATTTTATTATAAGTTGGTCTCACTTCTGCACTGCTTCGACAGTGCAGAGTTTCTGAATAAATTTGGAAGCGACTGAGACTTTCAGCTACGAAATAAGAcaaatttaatttcctcaaacTGAATGAAGAGAAacgacatacatacattcatctgGGCATGTGTGCATTCAAAGAATCGTGCAGACGAGAGCAGGAAATTGGTAAAAAAAGTCATTTTGAAGTCGTTATTTCTCCTTTCGTCTCTTAACTCTGTCTGTAATGTTGTTTATGATGCAAGATGCTGCTGTAATGCCTCGCTGAAATGGACCAACGACTTCAGGTAGTGTTGGAAAGCAAAGGAAATGAGGGTGAGGTTCCACTCACCGTGGAAGAAAAACTACATGGTTCCTCGTCAGTTTCACaaatttttagctttttttgCCTGTAGAAACAGCGAAAaacccttttttctcttttttttcatacatgGGCATTTCTGTGGAAGCTCGCTTGTCTACGTCATGGTATTTCATAAAGGGCCGTGTTATGCATAACGCTAAGCTTCGCGAATAATAACGATGATATGAGAGCAGAGCGTCTCTCATTCTCCTGAAGGTGGGGGAGTGCATATGGGCAGCGAGCGTTCCTCGCATACAGATATCTGGctaccaccccctcccccgccgcAGGAACACTTGTGCCTGTTGGCAGAGAGAGGCCCCTGGAAGGGCGCCAATAGCTATTTCGGAGGCCGGTTCGCACGCAGAGTGGTGGCGGCCCGCCCTAGCCGAGGAGCCGCCGTGGCCTATATAGAGGACTCCTGAAACCGGGGACTCCTCAGAGCTACTAAAGCTGTTGCCCTCCAAGGTCCTCAGTTGAGTAACTCTCCTcatctcttctcactctctccctcaaGCCAAACCAACAAACCAAGGACAAGATGGGCGAACCATTCCCCGACATCAAGAGCAAACACTCCCTGGTGGCTAAGCACGTCACCAAGGAGCGCTGGGATAAGCTCTCCGGCCACAAGACCGCCACCTCCGGCTTCACCCTCAAGCAGGCCATCGCCTGCGCCGTCGAGTTCGACAACCAGCACTGCGGCATCTACGCCGGTGACTGGGATTCCTACAAGGATTTCAAGGATGTCTTCGACCCCATCATCCAGGAATACCATGGCATCTCCCCCGATGCCGTCCACACCTCCGACATGGACGTCGAGAAGATCAAGGGCAACATCAACGCCGAGGTCCCCGTCCACTCCGTCAGGTGAGTAGCAGTTCCCTTTAGAAACACAAGCTCAAACTGACAACAACTTAGATCAAACAGAACACTGGGAGCCCTTTCTTGGCTTCCACCACTtgttaaaaatctcttgaaaaaaaCAACTCCTAAAAAACACAGTGAAGACGACAACACTCAAGACCAAATCACACACAAAAGATACCTCTTAGAGCCTGACATTATGAAGAAACAAAACTTTGAAGCCAAATCTTATGAGAGAAACAATACTCAAGACCAAAGCTTACTGTATAGACAGCACCCAAACCcaagtgatatgaaaaaaaaattaatacattaatTTCGAGAAACAATACCTAATATTAAGACACAAGGCTTCACTAGACAAAGTGCTTTCAACATCTCACTGATACCACTGGACGGTTACAGAACCAAGAACAGAGGACAACGTCTAGCCTATTGTTCCTCTCCTCGCGTGTATCTTAAAGTTGTTCTAGTCATTATTCCATCCTTTTCCAAACTCCACGTGCAAATATGGTCGTATAAGTTTGGAAAATAGAATATCGCTTTCGAAAAGACAAGAATTTACTTATTTAAAAGTGATTTTTATAGACCATAAACACAACAGAACTGCGAGACACACAGCTGTGCTTTATACAGTAAGATCAGTGTAAGAACATCTTATTGATTCTGGCCCTAATTACGAAGAACCCGCCTACGATTAAAGTTAAATGTAACACTGTATCTATTGATCTAAAAACTTTCAAGATTAAATCAGAACTTCATGAAATATCTTCTTACTAGAACTATACCTTTTTTCTGAAAATTTAATCAAGACGGTTTGCAGTACTATCCTATCCCAAGATGGTTAACATTGAGAACAAAAACGGCAAGAGGAGGAGATATATATCAGCCTCAAGAGATGGACTAGCTTACTAAATTACCTTGCAGAGAATTAAGGAGAGCATAGTCCAACGATTCTTAAAAAATCATGACGCCGGTTCTTTTTCTGATCATTTTGACTGTTCATAGTCTTCCATGGCGCATTTTAACATATACTTTTCATAGTTCCCTAGTTATCCATTCATCCTTGTATTCAAAGAATTAATAATACGGTTCTTCGTGTTTTGGTACTACTGGTTGAAATCTCGTTTTGTGTAGAGTAAGCAGACTCTCAACTAGTACCAAGTGACCCGTCcgttacaatttcttttttttatttacacgtaGTATATATCCAGTTGTTACCAACTTTCTTAATTTCAATAACAACAATCTTTGCTAAGGATACGAATTGATGCAGGCTACTAGACATTGCTTAAGTCTGCTATCTGTGCCACTTTGTTTATCcaagctgttctctctctctctctctctctctctctctctctctctctctcaagcatctAAATTTCTTTCGAGTGCCCTTTCCTCATACAAAGACCagcatattcttctctctctctctctctctctctctctctctctctctctctcactgttgatCTTCGGCGAAGATCATTAGACCGAGGTGCCGCCCTTCAGCCGCCGTCTCacgcccttttccctttttctctcctCCCTACAGGATCCGCGTAGGCCGTAGCATTGATGGCTTCGGTCTCTCCCCCGGCATCACCAAGGACCAGCGCGTCGGCGTTGAGAACCTCATGAAGAGCGCCTTCGGGAAGCTCTCCGGAGATCTCGCCGGCAACTACTACCCCCTGACTGGCATGGACGAGAAGGTCCGTCAGCAGCTCGTCGATGACCACTTCCTCTTCATGTCTGGTGATCGCAACCTTCAGGTGAGGACCAGGAGGAGATTTcactcctccttcttcttcttctctttaggCTTAGAAGACGAAGAGCAGAGAGATACCACAGTGCCAGTAATAGTGCGTGAATTACAGCAAAGCACAAAGCATAAAAAGTACTAAAAGAGAATTAGACTCATAAAACGGAACTCGAGTCCATTAGACTTACAGAGAGATTTCactctttcttctgcttcttcttctctttaggCTTAGAAGACGAAGAGCAGAGAGATACCACAGTGCCAGTAATAGTGCGTGAATTACAGCAAAGCACAAAGCATAAAAAGTACTAAAAGAGAATTAGACTCATAAAACGGAACTCGAGTCCATTAGACTTACAGAGAGATTTCactctttcttctgcttcttcttcttctctttaggCTTAGAAGACGAAGAGCAGAGAGATACCACAGTACCTGTAatagtgcttcttcttcttcttcttcttcttcttcctcctcctcctcctcttcttctctttacGCTTAGAAGACCAAGTACCACAGTTGTCCTAGTGCGTGAACTATAGCAAAGCACATAGCATAAAAAGTACTAAAAGAGAATTAGACTCATAAAATGGAACTCTAGTCCATTAGACTCACACGCAGGCTACACAGCTTAGGCTATTGTTGGATATAATTCACGAGATGACCTATATTAGCGCTCAAAATTCTCGTAAgtcaatttaaatatatatataaaaaaaagaatcttttttTTCAAAGAGCATATTTGCTAATATATACAGGAGgacaaaaaataatagtttaaaaaCACTGTAGGTTATACCTTGAGCTCTTCTGGAAAAGGTATAATTTAAACAGTCTAGTGAGTATGGCCCGAGACTACGGTTAGTTATACAATTattgttttgctttattttttttattgaaagacaaaataaaccTGTTCAAGTTGCAATAGAACCAGGGTGCTCTCCAAAAcccacaaaaacattttttttttcttttttttgtggtcaaACATAGAGAATAGTTTGTTTTGAGGCTGCTTATTGATGAAAGAGTCATCTAAATATCTAAACTGATTCATTAGACTTCGGTCCCTTTAAGAGGCAATCAAGAGATAATTCCTAAAAGTTAAGCGACCGGGAAACAATGGCAGCGTTGTTCAGTGAATTCCCAACTTGAATGACACCGTGATTCAACTCTTTAAGGAGAGGGCGTTAATTTGATTGTCTCAGTCGCTCGAAAACCCCTGACAGCTGATTCTCTTAACAACACggcatttaattttgttttaggaaCAGCTTACCGTGTTAATCTTGGTTTTTTGTAGCCATCTGTACTTGTACTTTGTCATATTTTCATGCTAGATTCAAACCTAGACGCATAATTCATTCAACAAGAAAGTTCCTTTAGTCTCATACCTTTTTTTAGTCTTGCGTTTTGCCCATCTCTGTGGTCACTCTCTGCCACTTGTTTTACTCTGCTTTTTATGTGTCTGAAGAATGCCGTTGCGTGTCTGTTGGTTTTTGTTAACGAAGCTCCTTCTTCTTCCACGTGGCCCTAGGTCGCAGGTATGGAGCGCGACTGGCCTGAAGGCCGCGGTATCTACCACAACGCCGAGAAGACCTTCTTGGTCTGGGTCAACGAGGAGGATCAGCTCAGGATCATCTCTATGCAGATGGGCGGTGATGTCAGGGGCGTCTTTGAACGCCTGGCCCGCGGTATCAAGGCCGTCGGCGACTCCGTCAAGGCCGAGAGCGGCAAGGACTTCATGCTCGACTCCAAGTACGGCTTTGTCCACTCCTGCCCCACCAACCTTGGCACCGGCATGAGGGCTTCCGTCCACGTTGACTTGCCCGGCTGGACCAAGGAAGGTCTTGAAGCCCTGAAGAAGAGATGTGAAGAACTGAAGGTTCAGCCCCGTGGTACCCGCGGTGAATCTGGCGGCCAGACTGGTAAGTGTGAACCTCCTGACATTGCTTTTTCTTATTATCTGCTACTAGGGTCTTAGTGCCAGGCCTTTGGAGAAAGTATGATCATCGCACACTTTGAAACTCAAACACAAATAGTATCGGGTCCTACAAAATCAGATCCACTGAAAACAACAAACCGGATTGAGTCTTAGATCCAAGTGGAGATAAGAGCCAAACAGGATCGAGCCCTAAGCAAAGACTACCAACTTTGTAACACAAAAGCCGATAGGATATTGTATAACCCCCCAAAGAGACAGCCGACCCTCTGCCTctataaaaatggaaaactataagAACAAGGGAACTGGGGGCAGTGTAGACGGGAACAGTAACTGATTTGCCAAAAGCACTTTCCTCAGCTTAAATTGTAACACGAGAATGTAAGAATAACAATCACTGTACTTACATTATGTGATAAAGCTAGTCTCTCAAGAATACTCGAGAAACAATACTTTTACATTACTTCTTGACAAATAGTACTTTATACTAGATAAATATTCGACAAGCCTGGTCATTTGGCTTGTGAGATATATTTGATAGAGTATATCGCATATTCACTGATAACTTCAGTTACCTTCGCCCTAGTATTCTTGATATTCGAAGTAGTTTAACAATGACATTCATCTGTTCATCAGCAACAATTTTATATGACATTTACTGATTCACAATTACTTTTCTCCCCGTTATTGTAAGACTGGACTCGTATATTACTCAGGTCAGTCATTTTTATAAATTCTCttacaatatgtttttttttttattagatcgaATATTTCGCTGTCTACAGACGACAAACCACTTTAGTACAACCAACGAGgtttaacaaataaattattcagtagatgaatgtTTTCAGTTCACAACGCTAGCAACAAGGATATCGACTTCCTCAGTAAATACGCGCAGTTAGAGACACAACGGACCATGAATATCTCGAGTGACTCCACAAAAAATTATTAGATTATTTCTAGCATAAGGATACGTTGTCTAGCTGTTGGAAGAAATACTGCTGTTTATTTTACCCTTTTCTCGTTTGCAATATCTGTAGTTGTATGTTTCCTTTCATTCTCCTATACGTTTCCTTCTCCTCTATTATTTCGCTACTTTTAAAGCTGCCCTTTTTTTCCGTTCGTGGATAAGTGTGTACTATACTGTTTGTTGATTGTTTCTCTTTCCGTCAACACCCGGCAACTCACTGTCTCCCGTTTTCTAATGTccgttttctctcttttctcttcgcCTCCTCGTAGGTCACACTTATGACATCTCCAACAAGCATCGCCTGGGTTACTCCGAGGTCGAACTCGTCCAGTGCATGATTGACGGTGTCAATACCCTGTACGCTGAGGACGTTGCCCTCCAGAAGAAGCACGGCATCTAAGAAGCTTGCATCCATtctgagtttttaaaaacaagagaaattatataaatttatattagaggagaaacattattttttcaacGCATCTTCCAACACAAATCAATGCGAAGgactccttattttttttctttttagttagaAGGAAGAGGAGTCGTTTTCACTCGTTAGTAAAGACCAGAATCGGGTGTTTGAACGTCATGGAGGCCGGAGGAATCTTATAGTGCTAAAACTTGTCATTCTTCTTCATCCTGACTTTCACGGATGTCCTGTCATTCAAATTAATCCTCGCAAGGTCAAGCTGACGGAAAGGAGCCCTTCCGAGGGAGTCCTTTTCGTTAGTCTCCCTTGATAGAGAAGGGAAGGGCTTGTCCTCCGGCGTTCAGGACCTAGCTTGAGCCTTGCCACGAAGGAATAGGCCTAAACAGCACTTCCTTCTGGCAGCCCCGGCTCTTGCTACCAACTGTCATCATGAGAGTTCACTATTTTTGGTCTAGAGATGAAAAGACATTATTGTTACTAAACAATAAACAATTAATTTAATAACAGAGCCTAGTTTTATTCAGCGTTGCCTTCTGATTTGCGAGACTCTTCAGAAAGGGCCAGatcattttcttttcctgtgATTGATTGACTTACTGAAAGGGCAATATATACTCTAGGGGACACTGAGTAGCCGGCTCTATCACTTTTGAGTTTTCAACCAAATGCACAAATGCTCAATTTGTGACTGGCTCTCATCAACCTTTTGGTTATTCAAACTACACATCTTGACAACTCTAATAATATCTTTTGCACACACAGTTCAATCAAGGTCTCTTCCACACAAAGTTTATTAGTCTCAAGTTCATGAAATCAATTTGCTCTAGTAATGCAAAAAAATATCCACATTCCTCAAGTGTTGATTTCAGAAGCTTCCCAAACAACAGTGATCTATGTTCTAAGCCACTATCTAAGGTACGCTAATTTGCAGGTCTTATATCCATCATTAGTTAGATATGAAGTAGATTTCAAGTTCACATATTTATTATAACTTGATATTACCCAATACGACCATCAGTCGCACCAGAAAGTCGAAAAACTAACCATGGTGCATGTGGTACGGAttagaaaaatgacaaatatgaCAGCAGCTTCAAAGAATTGGAATTCTGGTGAAAGCTGAAAGAAGAGTGAATTAGACCTTAGACTTAATCTGAGCTCTTCAAAAGTGTAGTGTCTCCCGGTAGCGATAGTAGTGGCCCCAGGGCCAGGAGTGAGTTTCCAACTAACATTTATTGCAGTTTCAGCAGCAAACAGATCTTATCACTGATATTTTTGTGCC encodes:
- the LOC135218258 gene encoding arginine kinase-like; the protein is MGEPFPDIKSKHSLVAKHVTKERWDKLSGHKTATSGFTLKQAIACAVEFDNQHCGIYAGDWDSYKDFKDVFDPIIQEYHGISPDAVHTSDMDVEKIKGNINAEVPVHSVRIRVGRSIDGFGLSPGITKDQRVGVENLMKSAFGKLSGDLAGNYYPLTGMDEKVRQQLVDDHFLFMSGDRNLQVAGMERDWPEGRGIYHNAEKTFLVWVNEEDQLRIISMQMGGDVRGVFERLARGIKAVGDSVKAESGKDFMLDSKYGFVHSCPTNLGTGMRASVHVDLPGWTKEGLEALKKRCEELKVQPRGTRGESGGQTGHTYDISNKHRLGYSEVELVQCMIDGVNTLYAEDVALQKKHGI